The Helianthus annuus cultivar XRQ/B chromosome 16, HanXRQr2.0-SUNRISE, whole genome shotgun sequence genome includes a window with the following:
- the LOC118488339 gene encoding prostatic spermine-binding protein-like — protein MEEYEGTSKPKTKSVVLNRDREVTIPYSKEETKRRKEVERRRSKSKKEDEKDDEEIDDDEDEELEDLFREIDDFHGSGDDGNNDNDDQGGNGGALIIKPLSGHHA, from the exons ATGGAAGAATACGAAGGAACTTCAAAACCAAAAACAAAGAGTGTTGTGCTAAATAGAGATCGAGAAG TGACTATACCGTACAGTAAAGAAGAAACTAAAAGGCGAAAAGAAGTAGAGCGTCGCAGATCAAAGTCAAAGAAAGAGGATGAAAAAGACGACGAAGAgattgatgatgatgaggatgaagaGTTAGAAGATCTGTTCAGAGAAATTGATGATTTTCATGGTAGTGGTGATGATGGTAATAACGATAATGACGATCAAGGTGGAAACGGTGGTGCTTTGATTATTAAACCTTTAAGTGGTCATCATGCATAA